The region TGGACCCGAGTGGCGTGCGTTCAACCATCAGGAACGCCAGGAGAAGTCTCGTGTCGGTGCGCCGACGACACAGACGATGCACGACAAGGGGCTGACGACGACGATCGACTGGAAGGACAAAGACGCCTACGGTCGCTCTATCTCGTCCAAAAAACGCAGTCAGATGCACCGACTGCGCAAGTGGCAAGAACGCATCCGAACCAAAGACGCCGGCGAACGAAACCTGCAGTTCGCACTCAGCGAAATCGACCGAATGGCATCCGCACTGGGTGTCCCACGGTCCGTCCGTGAGGTCGCGTCGGTCATCTATCGACGTGCGCTCAAAGAAGACCTCATCCGTGGACGATCCATCGAAGGTGTCGCGACCTCTGCGCTGTACGCTGCCTGTCGAAAGGAAGGCATCCCGCGGAGCTTAGAGGAAATTTCGGAAGTCTCACGCGTCGAACGAAAGGAGATCGGTCGTACGTATCGGTACATCTCACAGGAACTCGGCCTCGAGATGCGCCCCGTCGACCCGAAAAAGTACGTCCCGCGCTTTTGTTCTGAACTCGAACTGTCCGAAGAAGTCCAGACCAAGGCCAACGAAATCATCGAGAAAACGGCCGAGGAAGGACTCCTCTCGGGCAAGTCACCGACCGGCTACGCTGCCGCCGCGATTTACGCTGCGTCGTTGCTCTGCAACGAGAAGAAAACGCAACGTGAAGTCGCCGACGTCGCCCAGGTCACTGAAGTGACGATCCGAAATCGGTATCAAGAGCAGATCGAAGCGATGGGAATTCACGGCTAAGTACACGCACAATTCGCTATTTTTGACGATGTCGCCCCCTCGAGAGATGCTACTGCCGTCAATGAGCACGTAGTCTCGAGGGAGACGACGTATCCGCACTGCAACGTCCGTATCCGTATCTCGCGCTCGTCGCAATCCCCGTCCGTGAAGGTGCCGGCAGATCGACCTCAGCACCACCGAGCACTGACTCCTATGGACTGCTGTCACGAGTTACCAGCGCAACCACAGGACGGGTCGCGATTGCGCCGGAACTGACTGACAGCAGTTCGTATTACGGACGCGAGTTCGCACTATCCGACCAAGACGGTACGCAGGTCGCTCTCGCGTTCACGTTCGGCACCCGAAAAATCGTAGTTTGGAGGGCAATACGTCCGATTGAGGGTCTCGAGGCTGTGGACGATTATGATTCGTCCTCGTCCTCGTCCTCATCCTCATCCTCTGGATCGTCTTCGTCTTCAGGGTCCTCCTCGTCCTCGGGATCTTCTTCGTCCTCATCTTCGGCTTCAGGGTCTTCTTCATCCTCAGGATCTTCTTCGTCGTCCATCGGATCGTCTTCCTCGTCTTCAGGATCCTCTTCATCCTCCGGATCCTCTTCATCTTCGGGATCTTCCTCGTCTTCAGGATCCTCCTCGTCCATCGGATCGTCTTCCTCGTCTTCAGGATCGTCCTCGGCAGGATCGTCCTCAGGGTCTTCTTCTGGATCTTCACCGTTGTCGTTACATCCAGCGATAGCTGCGAAGCTCACTGCGCCACTCAGCGCGAGCAGTCGTCTGCGTGTTAATCGATCCGTCATTATCCCACTCGAGACTGGGTCGGTGACGGTCAAGAGAATTCGCAGCCTAGTATCAGATTCCAATGCACAACCGGCTGTTACATCGGGAACGTCATTTCGTGAGTTCAACGACAGTGGCATACCGTTTCGCTCGTCCTCGAGACGACTAAGCGGCTGTAGGCGTACGAACGAAACCCACAGCCCGGACGGCCGAACAAAGTTGATGAAAACAAACAATTACTCGACGCCGTCCGGTTCGATTCGGTTTTACTACGGATTGATTCTGGCGCGATACGGGGCGAAACACGTACTGAATCGTTATTCGTCCTTTCCGACGCTGATTACTTGTAAGAGCGAATAAATTGGCACGCCCTCTAATTCCTCGAGTCCCTGTTTGTCAGCGAGGACGACACACGCCAGTGGCTCACCACCCTCTGCGCGAATTGCTTCGATCGTCTCGCGCATGGTCGTGCCGCTGGTGATGGTGTCGTCGACGATGTAGCACTCTCGGTCGCGAATGCTCGCGAAGTTCCGGCTGAACGTCCCGCCGAGATCCTCGATGTCACCTTCCTCCCACTGGTGTTTCGCCGGCGTGTACGTCGCCAGATCGGTCTCGAGTTCGCGCGCGATCAGCGTCGCGATTGGGCCACCTGCCTTCTCGATTCCGATCGTGAGGTCGACGTCCTTGCCGTGTTTGAGGAGCAGATCGGCCATCGCCTCCGCGATCGCCCCCATTCGTTTACTATCTCGACCGATGGCGGACCAATCGACGTGAATGTCCTGTGGGCCACTAGCGGGACTGGCGGTTGCTTCTTGTCCCGACTGATTCGATTGCTGAGTCGTCGCGCCGCTTCGTTCGACGAGCCAACTCGCCGTCTCCCGCGAGACGTTCAGTTCGTCCGCAATTTCACCCTTCGAGAGGCCACGAGCGGCGAGCTCGGCGGCACTCTCGATCAAGTCGTCGACGTTTTTCATATACTCGCAAATTCGAGCGCCGTTTTTATAGTCGTGTCGTCGTTCACCGACGAATCGGAAAACCCCGTCCGCTCGAGCAGTCGGGCACCGACCTGTCTCCACCTGAAAACGATTATCTGCCTGCTCCTCGCTGCTAGGATCATGGAACGGTACGATCTCGTCTACCAGCTCTACGACGAGTACGACACGGGAACGTTGCGGGAGTATCAGGCGTTCGTCGACGTGTTTCCGGCCGTCGACTCCCGGGTCGCCCTCGAGCACTGGC is a window of Natronorubrum sediminis DNA encoding:
- the gfcR gene encoding transcriptional regulator GfcR → MKNVDDLIESAAELAARGLSKGEIADELNVSRETASWLVERSGATTQQSNQSGQEATASPASGPQDIHVDWSAIGRDSKRMGAIAEAMADLLLKHGKDVDLTIGIEKAGGPIATLIARELETDLATYTPAKHQWEEGDIEDLGGTFSRNFASIRDRECYIVDDTITSGTTMRETIEAIRAEGGEPLACVVLADKQGLEELEGVPIYSLLQVISVGKDE
- a CDS encoding transcription initiation factor IIB, yielding MTRSTRQRERMRETDETEDQEGVRACPECESDNLVKDSDRGELICEDCGLVVEEEKIDPGPEWRAFNHQERQEKSRVGAPTTQTMHDKGLTTTIDWKDKDAYGRSISSKKRSQMHRLRKWQERIRTKDAGERNLQFALSEIDRMASALGVPRSVREVASVIYRRALKEDLIRGRSIEGVATSALYAACRKEGIPRSLEEISEVSRVERKEIGRTYRYISQELGLEMRPVDPKKYVPRFCSELELSEEVQTKANEIIEKTAEEGLLSGKSPTGYAAAAIYAASLLCNEKKTQREVADVAQVTEVTIRNRYQEQIEAMGIHG